Within Runella rosea, the genomic segment AAAGTAAAATCAAACAACTCTCGATTGTCGGTTTTTAAATGCAACAAACCTTCTTTCTTCATTACAGCACGGTATTTTTCCAGAAAATGAGGGTGGGTTAATCGCCGCCGAATCCGTTTTTTAAGGTTGAAAGGATCAGGAAACGTAATCCAGATTTCAGCCACTTCTCCTTCTTCAAAAAAGTTTTGAAGAAACTCAATGTTCGCCCTGAGAAACGCCACGTTGGTCAAGCCAAGCAGTGTGGCCTGCTGACTGCCCGCCGCCAGTCGATCGCCTTTGACATCAATGCCAATAAAATTCAAATCAGGGTATACTTGCGCTAATCCGACCGAATACTCCCCTTTTCCGCAGGCAAGCTCAAGAACTATCGGATTTGTGTTCAAAAAGTAAC encodes:
- the trmB gene encoding tRNA (guanosine(46)-N7)-methyltransferase TrmB → MSRKKLIKFASNALADNVLEIGKPLYETIKGKWNERYFLNTNPIVLELACGKGEYSVGLAQVYPDLNFIGIDVKGDRLAAGSQQATLLGLTNVAFLRANIEFLQNFFEEGEVAEIWITFPDPFNLKKRIRRRLTHPHFLEKYRAVMKKEGLLHLKTDNRELFDFTLEELSQFGVRDLEATFDLYQSEMHDDHHGIKTRFEQIFTEKGFPVHYLRGRFL